The DNA window GGTAACGTGTTGTCCGACCTGTCCGTGTGCGCCAGCGACGAGTACAGTCTGTGCCATGTCTCTCCTCTTCTTTCCGCAGGAATAGATCCGGTGTTGGAATACGCTGGGGAACCAATGGCAATTTCCGGTATGGATCCCGGTCGGTCGAAATCGATACCACGTCCGCCGTTCGACTCGAGTAAGACCGGTGTTCCTCGTATCGAACGGAACAGTCCGCCGAGACCGCGGTGTTTTTCCGGGGTCAGCACAAAGGAACAGAGAGTAGATGACCACGGGCCAGCACGAACCGCCGACTGACGCCGATCTGGAGTGGTGTTACGACGCCGTTCACGACGTTTCGCGAACCTTTTCGATCACGATCGATCGGCTCGAGGAGCCGATGGCGAAACACATCTGTCTCGGCTACCTCCTCTGTCGCGTCGCGGACACGATCGAGGACGCGGGTCACATTCCGCCGGAAGCGCAGACCGAACTGCTGACGACGTACGATCAGTTACTCGATCCGACGGCCGACCAGACGGTTGGCGACTTCATGACGGCCGTCGAGCCCTGGATTCCGGACGAGCGAACCGACGACTGGGACGTCGTTGCCGAGACGCCGCGCATTCTTCGAACGTTCGAGTCGCTCGAGGATGAGCCACGCGAGATCATGCGCGAACCCGTTCGAGAACTCGTCGACGGCATGGCGATGTTCACGAGTCGCTACGCCGAGGAAGGTGGGCTTCGCCTCCAGACGCTCGAGGAACTCGAGGAGTACTGCTGGTACGCAGCCGGAACCGTCGGCACGCTCATCACGGGGTTGGTCGCCCGTGGCGCGTCACAGGAGCGAGCCGCGGAGATGCGAGCGAACGCGCGGTCTTTCGCGTTACTCTTACAGCTGGTCAACATCGCGAAGGACGTCGAATCTGATTATCACGAGGAAAACAACGTCTATCTCCCCGCAGAGTGGCTCGAGGAAGAGGATATCGACATCGAGCAAGTCACCGACGACTCGAATCAACGCGGCGTCACGAACGTCATCAAACGCGTCACCGGCCGCGCGGAGACGTACCTCGACGACGCCCACCGCTACCTCGAGGTTGTCCCCGAAACCCACGGCAATCGCCTCTCGGCGTGGGCGATTCCGTACCTCCTCGCCGTCGGCACGATGCGAGAGCTTCGCGAACGCCCAGAGGACGTCATTCGCGACGGTGACGTGAAAGTCTCTCGAGCGGAAGTGTATGCGCTCTTGCAGACGTTCGAGGGTGAAATTTCCCGTGCGGCATTGGCCGACCTTCGCAAGGAGATGGCAGAAAAGCCGCTCCATCAGCAGTCGTAGCCGTTTTCGGTCGAATCACTGTTACTTTGTGCGGAGGAGGTGTCGCAGTCGGCGATCAACTAGCCAACGCCCCGCTGTGTATCGCATCGACGCGGGCCCGCGGAATCCCGACGCCGAAAAAGGTACTTGCGTCTGCATATTGATCAGGCTGCCCAAATACGCCGGGAGAGCCTCGACGAAGATAAAGAAACAGGGTAAACCGTATTAGGGCCGATTCTTTCCACAATCTCGACATCGGAAAGTATGTGATTACGGCCCACAGAAAGAATGGGATTTACATGCAGCTATCCGCGCGGAGACGGATCTTCAGGTATAACGATAACTGAGGGTTTCACAAAAGGTCCCCCACACCGAATAGGGATTGGTCAGTACAGGGGCCAATAATAGATCGCGTTTGTTTTGAGACCCGAAACAGAATCTATTCCATCTCAAATCACGATAGTGCTTCCACCTGCGCAACTACAGGTGCACAGGGGGAACGATCACTGAGAGTGACCGTGTCGACTGCTAGTTACTTGCCTTCGAATTCGGGATCTCGATTTTCCTGGAAGGCCGCCATACCTTCTTCGTGGTCCTGAGACTGGGCGAGAAGGCTCTGACCTGTGCGTTCGAACTCGCGAGCCGCGACGTAGGCCATATCTTGACTCTGGGTCAGGATCTTCTTGCCGACCGCAGTCGCAAGCGGAGCGGTATCGGCGAGATCTTCGGCGAACGATTGAATGTCTGAATCGAATGAGTCGTCGTCGTAGACGCGATTGACGAACCCGAACCGATCGTGTGCCTCTTCCGCAGTCACCATCGAACCTTTCGATCCGGTACAGAGGACGAGTTCTTTGGCCTGGAACGAGCCGACCTCCTTCGATAATTTCGCACAGGCACCCGAGGCGGGGATGAATCCGATGTTGTCCTCCGGGTACCCGAACGTCGCCGATTCCGTGGCGACGATGAAATCACAGTGCAAGGCGAGTTCGAATCCGCCGCCGGCACACACGCCGTTGACCGCCGCGATGACTGGTTTTTCCATATGTTCGTACTCGTCGAACATACGGTGGTGACGACGGTATTCCCAGCGGAAGCGGTCGGATTCGTACTCTCCCATCTCCCTGAGAAGGTCGTGATCGACTCCCGCCGAAAACGCACGCCCCGACCCCTTGAGGATGACAACGCGAGCATCGCTGACTGCTGCTTCCTCAGCAGCTTCGCGCAGTTCTGTCCGCATCGTTCCGTTGATGGCGTTCAGTTTATCGGGCCGGTCGAACTGGATCGTAACGATATCCCCTTCGTGATCGTAATTGAGTGCTTTGTAATCAGCCATAAGGGTTGGTTTACCATGTCATGATAAGCCAGTTTCGATGGCTTGCCCGAGAGGTGAACTACCCCAGATGTCAATCCAGAGGACTTCATTCGCGCCACCATCACCCATATGGAAACGTCTCTCGATCCGCTTCAATCCGGCAGATGGCGTTTGTGGATCGGAAGAAGCCGACAACGCCTTCGAATTCTCTAAAGAGGAGTTCCGGACATATTCGAAGGGGCAACTGTGCGAACGCACGCAAATTTATCACCAAAATAGTATTTTTGGGTTGTCAGACTAGAACAATGTACGTTATCCTCTACACCGAGCGATTCGAACAGCCCCATTGTGCAGTCCCGTCCATGCTGTATATGCGCTGTGTATGCAGCACGAGGCTACGTATCAGATCCATTCTGAATAACGGAATTACGCTGCAACCTACTAGTAATGAGTAGCAGTACGATCAATCACTCACGCTGGTGAATCGACGAGATCACTAATTGCCTCGGATAGCAGCGATTCGAACCCGACCGACGCGAGTCCGATGGCTAAGGCGAGCACGACGGCTCCCACGGTGACGACGACCATCGCGGAGGTGATCGTTTCCCGTCCGTTGTCGGTCCCGTCGAACTCCCCAAAGTAGATGTGATCGACGAACGGGATCACGTACCCGAGCGTGAGTATCGTCGAGATAACGACGAATGTCGCGACGATCCACAGCCCTTCCTCGAGGGCACCAACGGCGATGTACCACTTGCCGACGAACCCCACCGTTGGCGGTAGGCCGATCATCGCAATTCCGAGTCCGGCAAAGGCGGCCGCGACGACCGGAGCACGATCTGCGATCCCGTCGAACTCGTCGATCGTTCGGGCGTCGAAACGGATCGCAATGATCCCTGCAATGAGACAGAATGCCCCCTTTACGAGTCCGTGTCCGAAGAGTTGGATCACCGATCCGAACACTGCGGTTTCGGTCGCGACGAGCAACCCCGCAACGACGAGGCCGAACTGCGAGACCGTCGAGTACGCGAGCATTCCCTTGATGTTTCGCTGTCCGTAGGCCAGGACGTTCCCGACGAGCAAACTCACGATCGCCCCGTAGATGATGCCGTTCGTGACCAGCGGGTTCGCCGCGAGAAAATCGACTGTGAACACGTCGAACAGGACGCGAAGCAGGGCGTAAACGGCCGCAGCCGGAAGAACGCCGGAGATGAGGGCGCTCACGGGATCAGGAGACCGAGCGTGCGTTTCGACCAGCCATCCGTGAAGGGGGACGAGCGCCACGAGCATCGCGAGTCCGACGGTCATACAGACGAACGAGGCGATCACGACTGGTTCGGTGTACCCGATCGTCTGGAACGTGCCGGCGAGTTGTTGGGCATCGCTCGAACCGGCCATCTGCGCGGCGACGAGAACTCCCAACAGGTAGACTGCGGTTCCGAACACCGTCGTACGTCGGTAGCCGGTCGCGGCGTCCCTCGTCCCGTCTTTGTCCCCGCACTCGACCAGACGACCCGTTGCGACGATCAGAACGAGCAAGAACCCGGCGGTCCCGAGCAGGTCGTCCGAGAAGACGACGCCGAACACGGCCGCGGTAAACAGCAGATACGATGCGTGAAACCGGCGTCCGTGCGGGCCAGCCGTTCGAGTGTATCCCAGTATCCCGAGCGTCAACACGACGTCGAGGAGTCCGACGGTTGCAGATAACGCGTCGGATCGGACCGAGAACCCGAATCCGCCGTCGAAGCCGAGGCGGTACGTGCTCGCGCCCTCGAGGATTAACAACACGGCGAGCGCGGTCGTCAACGCGCCAGTTATCGAGATCAGTATAGCGGAGAGGAGCCAGTAGCGATCGAACTCGTCGCCGTCACCGTCGCCGTCAGTTGAGACAAGTCGAACACCGAGAGCGCCGGCCGCCGGAACGGCGATACTGGAGAGCATCAGCAAGCCGGCGAGAGTCATTCGACGACCACCCCGACGGTCAGCGCCACTACGAGACAACAGATTAATGCGAGGTATCGGTACCAGACGTTCGGCGCAACTCCGAGGGATCCGGCGACACCCGACGCACGCTCTCGGTATTGTTCGCCGATGTCGTCCGGGAGCGTCCGCGCGATCGCTTCGTCCGGTGCGCTCACCGTTTCGATGGTCCTCCGTCTGGTCACTCGCTCGGCGGCAGCGAGTGTCCCGAAAACCGCCTCGGTCGCCGTGGCCGCGCGCTCGAGTGCACTGAAGACGAGCGGATCTCGAATCGCGTCGATATCGGTGCCGCCGTCGAATCGCTCGAAGAGCGGACGGCCCGCGAGAAAGACGATCGTTCCGGCCCCGAACAGCGCCACCTTCTCGAGAACGTGTCGCTGCGAGTAGGGCTCGGTCGACCACTCCGCGGCGGCCGGAAGCAGGTCGAACAACAGCCCGTAGGCGAGGCCGATGGCGATACAGGCGACTGCGACTGGAAGCATCGTGAGCGCCTGTCCAGCAGTCGCGTCTCGGAGCCGCGTCTCCTCACCTCGGCGAATCGCGTAGTACCCGAATTTCCAGAACGAGACGATCGTTCCGACGGCCCCGACTAAGAGGAGCCACCGAAGCGGCGCGTGTCCACCCTCGAGCGCCGCATCGAGGACCATTCCCTTGCTGACGAACCCGTTGGTCCCGGGGACCGCGGTGATCGACGCGGCGGCTACGAGGAAGATTCCCGTGGCGACCGGCGCGTGAAGGCCGAGGCGGCCGCCGTTTTGAAGACGGCCCGTTCCGGCCCGCAAGACGATGAGCCCGGCGACCATGAACAGGAGTCCCTTGAACAGGACGTTATTGAACAGATGGGCGAACGCGCCCGCGATACCGAGCGAGGAGCCGATACCGATCCCCGCGAGGATGTAGCCCACCTGTGCCTGAATGTGATAGGCGAGCAGTCGGCGCGCGTCCTTCTGTGCAAGGGCGTATCCGGCACCAACGATTGCCATGACGCCGCCGACGTACGCGAGTACGAGGTTCCCCTCCGGGAACGCGCGGTAGGCCGCGTAGACGGCGAGCTTCGTCGTATACGCCGAGAGAACGACGGAGACGCCGACGTGGGGACTGGCGTACGTATCCGGGAGCCAGACGTGGACGCCGATGATCGCCGCGTTGATCCCGACGCCGATACCGACGGCCAGTGCGGGCAGTCCGCTCGAGACGCCGTCACCGTAGTGGAGCGCGTCTGTTCCACCGCCCTGTGCGACGACGTGGAGGGCGAGTCCAGCCGCCAGAATCGCGCCGCCGATAGCGTGGACGAGCGCGTAGCGAAAGCCGACGCGAACCGCGTCGCCGCCGTGAAGCCAGACGAGGATCGTACTCGCCAGTGCCATGAGTTCCCACCCGACGAGCAATCCGAGCCAGTCGCCCGCGAAGACGGCCCAGATCGCCGCGCCGGCGTAGCCGAGCGCGGCAACAACGTGACGACGATCGCCACCAGTCACGGCCAGATACCCGATCGCGACCGTCCCAAACGCGGTGAACGCGAGTCCGGTGACTCGGGCCGCCGGATCGATCGCGACCGGAACGATGACGAACTCGAGGAACGTCCACGATCCGTGCGTTCCCGTGGGTGCGGTGAGCGTCCACGCCAAGGCGAGGACGTAGGCTGTGATTCCGGCGACGATTCCTGCCCGTCGACCGGCGAAGAGCGCGAGGAGTGCGGCGAGCCACACGACGAACGCCGGCGGAATCGCGTACACGGCGTCGATCACGCGACGATCACCCCAACGCTCGTTTCTGCGACTCGGACGGCGAGTTCGAGAACCGCCAGCCGGTCGGGCCACACGCCCAGTACGACCGTGAGGCAGGCGAGCGCGACGAGCGGGAGGAGGACGGTAGCCCGGCTTTCAACGCCGTTCGGGGCTACTCGTTCCCACCGCTGTCGGTTCCGTAGCTCCGCGCTCGCGTGTCCACCGTCCGACACTCGCTCGGATCCGTCACACCCGCCCAGCGGACCGTCGATCAGCGGCTTCGGATCCGACTTGGACGGGCTCTCGAAAAACGCGCCGTAGACGATCGGCCAGAAGTACGCCACGTTGAGTGCACCTGATACGACGAGCAGCGCCGGTACCAACGGATGGACGCCGCCACCGCCGACGAGCAGGTACCACTTGCTCGCGAACCCCGCGAACAGCGGGATGCCCGCGAGCGAACAGGCACCGATCGCGAAGGTGCCCATCGTCAGGGGCATCCGTCGCCCGACGCCGGCGATCTCGGAGACCTTCGTCACGTCGGTTTCGATCGCGAGCGCGCCGACGCAGAAGAACAGCGCGAGCTTGGCCACTGCGTGGGCGGGAATGTGAACGAGTCCGCCGACAACGCCGGCCGGAACGAGCAGCGCGATTCCGAGAACGACGTAGGAAAGGTGTGCGATCGTCGAGTAGGCTAACCGCCGTTTGAGGTCGTCCTGTCGGAGCGCGAGGACGCTCCCGAGGAGGATCGTTACACCGGCGGCGACCGCGAGCGGCGTCGCCATCCCGAGATCGCTCGTCGCCTCCGGACCGAACACCTCGAGGACGGTCCGTGCAATGCCGAAGACGCCGGATTTGACGACGACGACGGCGTGAAGCACGCCCGAAACGGTCGTCGGCGCGACCATCGCCTTCGGGAGCCAGGCGTGGAGGGGCATCACGGCACCTTTGACCGCGAATCCGATCAATAGACTTCCCAGCGCGAGCGTGGCGACCGTCGGATTCGACGCGGCCGCATCGGTCAACCCGGGGATCCCACCGGATTCGAAGCCGATCGTCCCGGCGAGTCCGTAGACCAGCACCGTCCCGCCGACGACTAAGGTACCACCAGCGATGACGTAGACAACGTACTCGTACCCGATGCGTCTCGCCTGCTCTGTCCCCTTGTGGGCGACCAACGGATACGTTCCTACCGTCGTCAACTCGTAGAACACGACGAGCACGAGGAGATTCGACGCGAACGCAACACCGAGGCCCGAACAGACACTCAGACACAGCGCGGCGGTGTAGCGCGTTCGGTCGTCCAACCCCATTTCTCGAGCGTATCCGACGCTGTATATCGATGTCACGACCCACAGTCCGCTCGCGACGAGCGCGAAGAGCATACCGAGCGGGTCCGCGCTGAGCTCGAGGTCGACGCCAGCAACGAGCGTTCCGAGGTTCGTCGTGGGGTTCTGTCCGGACATCACGTCGGGAACCATACTCACGACCAGTCCAAACGTGACAAGCGCTGCAACGATCGGTGCCCCGTCGCGGACGGCCGGCCGATGACGCCCGCCGACTACGACGGCAATCGCGACGAACCCGATCAGAATTGTGGCGAGCGGTCGAAGCGAGTGGACCTCCGTCATCGACACTCTCGAGTGAATACCATGTCGCTGAATCGCACCACCGTCTCACGCTCCGTCCGAGCAATCACCGCTGAAACGAGGAAAAATGGTGACCTGTTTAACACTGTGACCCCAACCGTAGACGCGATACATAGCACCTAATGAACCCGGATGGAATAAGG is part of the Natronorubrum sediminis genome and encodes:
- a CDS encoding phytoene/squalene synthase family protein; the encoded protein is MTTGQHEPPTDADLEWCYDAVHDVSRTFSITIDRLEEPMAKHICLGYLLCRVADTIEDAGHIPPEAQTELLTTYDQLLDPTADQTVGDFMTAVEPWIPDERTDDWDVVAETPRILRTFESLEDEPREIMREPVRELVDGMAMFTSRYAEEGGLRLQTLEELEEYCWYAAGTVGTLITGLVARGASQERAAEMRANARSFALLLQLVNIAKDVESDYHEENNVYLPAEWLEEEDIDIEQVTDDSNQRGVTNVIKRVTGRAETYLDDAHRYLEVVPETHGNRLSAWAIPYLLAVGTMRELRERPEDVIRDGDVKVSRAEVYALLQTFEGEISRAALADLRKEMAEKPLHQQS
- a CDS encoding enoyl-CoA hydratase/isomerase family protein; the protein is MADYKALNYDHEGDIVTIQFDRPDKLNAINGTMRTELREAAEEAAVSDARVVILKGSGRAFSAGVDHDLLREMGEYESDRFRWEYRRHHRMFDEYEHMEKPVIAAVNGVCAGGGFELALHCDFIVATESATFGYPEDNIGFIPASGACAKLSKEVGSFQAKELVLCTGSKGSMVTAEEAHDRFGFVNRVYDDDSFDSDIQSFAEDLADTAPLATAVGKKILTQSQDMAYVAAREFERTGQSLLAQSQDHEEGMAAFQENRDPEFEGK
- a CDS encoding proton-conducting transporter transmembrane domain-containing protein gives rise to the protein MTLAGLLMLSSIAVPAAGALGVRLVSTDGDGDGDEFDRYWLLSAILISITGALTTALAVLLILEGASTYRLGFDGGFGFSVRSDALSATVGLLDVVLTLGILGYTRTAGPHGRRFHASYLLFTAAVFGVVFSDDLLGTAGFLLVLIVATGRLVECGDKDGTRDAATGYRRTTVFGTAVYLLGVLVAAQMAGSSDAQQLAGTFQTIGYTEPVVIASFVCMTVGLAMLVALVPLHGWLVETHARSPDPVSALISGVLPAAAVYALLRVLFDVFTVDFLAANPLVTNGIIYGAIVSLLVGNVLAYGQRNIKGMLAYSTVSQFGLVVAGLLVATETAVFGSVIQLFGHGLVKGAFCLIAGIIAIRFDARTIDEFDGIADRAPVVAAAFAGLGIAMIGLPPTVGFVGKWYIAVGALEEGLWIVATFVVISTILTLGYVIPFVDHIYFGEFDGTDNGRETITSAMVVVTVGAVVLALAIGLASVGFESLLSEAISDLVDSPA
- a CDS encoding proton-conducting transporter transmembrane domain-containing protein, whose product is MIDAVYAIPPAFVVWLAALLALFAGRRAGIVAGITAYVLALAWTLTAPTGTHGSWTFLEFVIVPVAIDPAARVTGLAFTAFGTVAIGYLAVTGGDRRHVVAALGYAGAAIWAVFAGDWLGLLVGWELMALASTILVWLHGGDAVRVGFRYALVHAIGGAILAAGLALHVVAQGGGTDALHYGDGVSSGLPALAVGIGVGINAAIIGVHVWLPDTYASPHVGVSVVLSAYTTKLAVYAAYRAFPEGNLVLAYVGGVMAIVGAGYALAQKDARRLLAYHIQAQVGYILAGIGIGSSLGIAGAFAHLFNNVLFKGLLFMVAGLIVLRAGTGRLQNGGRLGLHAPVATGIFLVAAASITAVPGTNGFVSKGMVLDAALEGGHAPLRWLLLVGAVGTIVSFWKFGYYAIRRGEETRLRDATAGQALTMLPVAVACIAIGLAYGLLFDLLPAAAEWSTEPYSQRHVLEKVALFGAGTIVFLAGRPLFERFDGGTDIDAIRDPLVFSALERAATATEAVFGTLAAAERVTRRRTIETVSAPDEAIARTLPDDIGEQYRERASGVAGSLGVAPNVWYRYLALICCLVVALTVGVVVE
- a CDS encoding proton-conducting transporter transmembrane domain-containing protein, whose amino-acid sequence is MTEVHSLRPLATILIGFVAIAVVVGGRHRPAVRDGAPIVAALVTFGLVVSMVPDVMSGQNPTTNLGTLVAGVDLELSADPLGMLFALVASGLWVVTSIYSVGYAREMGLDDRTRYTAALCLSVCSGLGVAFASNLLVLVVFYELTTVGTYPLVAHKGTEQARRIGYEYVVYVIAGGTLVVGGTVLVYGLAGTIGFESGGIPGLTDAAASNPTVATLALGSLLIGFAVKGAVMPLHAWLPKAMVAPTTVSGVLHAVVVVKSGVFGIARTVLEVFGPEATSDLGMATPLAVAAGVTILLGSVLALRQDDLKRRLAYSTIAHLSYVVLGIALLVPAGVVGGLVHIPAHAVAKLALFFCVGALAIETDVTKVSEIAGVGRRMPLTMGTFAIGACSLAGIPLFAGFASKWYLLVGGGGVHPLVPALLVVSGALNVAYFWPIVYGAFFESPSKSDPKPLIDGPLGGCDGSERVSDGGHASAELRNRQRWERVAPNGVESRATVLLPLVALACLTVVLGVWPDRLAVLELAVRVAETSVGVIVA